In the genome of Dermacentor variabilis isolate Ectoservices chromosome 5, ASM5094787v1, whole genome shotgun sequence, one region contains:
- the LOC142583622 gene encoding uncharacterized protein LOC142583622, translating to MSTEAEPQADTAFIDKGGVLDSDENGASVNGNHRRSSGTSNNNNHAPVISIDPGVESGLLLRVPDLPFPRGATSSESLSTAPNQFLKLPVSGEHRRHSMQDCSNHHGHHHRHRHRDRKRSCPDVRGEASGDRRRRGSRSPLAPHGLAVAGGAESTSVTPSSSRRSSASSLSRRSSRDSESCSHSRRSSRADDGSRRSSKGDDSRRSSRATDDTTGGGHSSRRSSRSVGDDERRPSDDRHHHHHRSHHPHRRESSLVGTEAGHRKGSSLLPPDADNGSRRASKVPALLVTDEETGQQRKPDDELDTPKRRIIILVISSVACFILLMSVVLIAVTLTISPAIDSIVGPVLLKFRVEFDLHEHPETNALSTRAQSQ from the exons ATGAGCACAGAGGCGGAGCCACAAGCAGATACCGCGTTTATTGACAAAGGTGGTGTCCTCGACAGCGACGAGAACGGCGCGAGTGTCAACGGCAACCACCGACGATCTAGCGGAACAAGCAACAATAACAATCACGCGCCCGTGATCAGCATCGACCCCGGAGTCGAGTCGGGTCTGCTCCTCCGGGTCCCGGACCTTCCGTTCCCTCGGGGTGCCACGTCGTCCGAGTCTCTCAGCACGGCTCCCAACCAATTCCTCAAGCTGCCGGTCTCTGGCGAGCACCGACGGCACTCGATGCAGGACTGCAGCAACCACCACGGCCACCACCATCGACACCGGCACCGCGACCGCAAGCGCTCGTGCCCAGACGTTCGGGGTGAGGCCTCGGGGGACCGGCGTCGCCGGGGCAGCCGCAGCCCTCTGGCCCCCCACGGCCTGGCGGTGGCGGGCGGGGCAGAGTCAACGAGCGTGACCCCTTCGTCGTCGCGTCGCTCTAGCGCCAGCAGCCTGAGTCGCCGCTCGTCCCGGGACAGCGAGAGCTGCTCGCACAGCCGCCGTTCGTCCCGGGCGGACGACGGAAGCCGCAG GTCCTCCAAGGGCGACGACAGTCGTCGCTCGTCGCGCGCCACCGACGACACAACCGGAGGCGGGCACAGCAGTCGACGCTCGTCGCGAAGCGTCGGCGACGACGAGCGGCGCCCCTCAGACGAcaggcaccaccaccaccaccgctcgCACCACCCTCACCGGCGGGAGTCGTCGCTGGTCGGGACGGAAGCGGGTCACAGAAAGGGCAGCTCGCTGCTACCGCCGGACGCGGACAACGGCAGCCGCAGGGCGTCGAAGGTGCCGGCACTTTTGGTCACCGACGAGGAGACTGGCCAACAGCGCAAACCGGACGACGAACTCGACACGCCCAAGCGCCGGATTATCATACTGGTGATCAGTTCTGTGGCGTGCTTCATCCTGCTCATGAGTGTTGTGCTCATCGCCGTCACCCTCACCATCTCGCCGGCCATCGACAGCATAG TGGGTCCAGTCCTGTTGAAGTTCAGGGTTGAGTTTGACCTCCACGAGCATCCTGAGACCAATGCACTGAGTACCAGGGCACAGTCACAATAG